The Mauremys reevesii isolate NIE-2019 linkage group 19, ASM1616193v1, whole genome shotgun sequence genomic sequence AGTAACTCAGACAGATCTGCTGGGAAAAGAACGGTTGCTATGCAGGGTGTtgtagcccagggcccagtctAGGAGTGGGAGAATCACAGAATTCCAGCCCAGGAGAGATCAAAGCCTGGTACTTGAGGGGGTGCATTCGGAGGGGACAGAGAAGAGGGGACAAGAGGTTCAGCTAGCACTGAGACCATGACGGGGGCATTTTGGGTAGTCTGGAGGGGTGTAAGGCAAGTGCCAGGTAGGTCACAGAGGTTTCACTAGTCTAGGCAAGAGTCCAGGGCATGACACTTCTGTAGCAGGGCAGAAAGGAAGCACTTCAGAGATGTTTGGGAGGAGATCAACAGGAGAGGAGTCAAGAATGATACCTGGGGGTGGGCCATTCCCAGCAGGGATGGTGAAACAATCTCCTCTGATGGGGAGGTGAGGGATTGAGAGAGAGCTGGAGAGTACTTGGAATCCAAAGGACAGCAGGAagggtggggagtggagagagactAGCACAAGAACAGAGTTCAGGAGAAATGGGTAGACAACAAAGGGACGGGATAACTAGGAGAAAgaaggtgctttttaaaaatagaaaattggAGAATTTAAAAAGAGAATTGAGAGGGAAAAAAGAAAGTAGGTGTGGAGTCCAGTGGGATGAGATGAGTTTGGAAGGAGAGATGAAGAGGATAAAGAATTGGAAGAAGGAAATAAGCAAGAAGAGAAACATGCAGCTTTAGGGTGCTGGATTTAGTGTAATTGATTTATGCGCCTTTATTTTGCTGTACTTCCCAGAAAGATGTCCTGTATCTctgagtttggggtggaggagaggggtggGTTTTTTGAGCGTTTATCTTCAGGACCCTGTAGAATTGTGCAGAACTGGCCACAGAATTTACCTCTTGATACAGAATTGAGCAGCAGAATTTCaactttttataattttataacacttttttaaaagtgAAGAAAACTTTCAAAATATGAACCAAATAGAAATTAATGCAgtgctgtcttcctgagtctgtcGGCAGCCTGAAACTGACTCTGAGCATTGTGAATTGCCCCATTCATGTTAATCATATTGACTCTGAAACCTAGGGATAGTTTACAAGTTGCcgttgttaactatttcactgctgatcattttactAGAAACTTCCAGTCTGTATGTCTATCCCACATTCCCGAACAGCTTCCCACTCCACCTCAAGTGCCAAAACCCCTAAATGCCTTGTGTTCAGCTGCCAAAGCCTCCTGCTTTCCCCTAACAACCATTTTGATTTAGTTATAATATTTCCAAACTTCCACACCATCGTGAGAATGTGGCGGTAGGATAAAGGGAATGATGTCAAATTAAACAAagtgctgagctgagctggaaCAGCCTCAGTGTTCCCCTCATTTCAATGGGACAGATGCTCATATAGATTCTGCCTGTTGTTTCGCTGACGTGTGTTTAATCCCTACAGTTGTTTTCCGATGCCTCGGCTTCCTAGGTTTCTGTGCAGGGGGCCTTGTTGGTTTTCCCTCTCCCACCGTATGCAGCTCTGTTCTAGTTTCCGTTCTTTGCTATCTGAGAGGAACGACTGCAGGGTTGTAGCCAAGTTAGTTATGCCTGGAAAGTGAGTGTTCTGGACCTTTTGAGATGCTTGCTAATTCCTTTGTGCATATGTAATTTGCAGTGGTATTTCTCAGTAATAGAATGTAAGATCATATTTTTCCCTACAAGTGTAGATAAACATTGGTAGTATATTTTAGCACTGAGTATTACTCTGTGTATGCCCGAGAGAGTCCATAAGAATCATTTATATGCAGAGTATACATTCTGTATCCAAACTACTCTTGTGAAGTGTAACATCACAGACTAATGGTGCAGATGTGCTGGCATATATGAAAATAGAGAATTAAATTGCAACACTGACAACATTGCTATACAAGGTGTCTTGATAGCACATCTTGTGATCAATACACGACGACTAATACTATTGTTAAAACTAAGCAACAGAAAATATACTTGTATGTCAGCTCAGTAAAAATTAAGTTTTCAATTTACTTCTCCTTGTCAGATTGGAAATAAACTAGCATTCAGCTCATTAGTGGTCCAAGTGTGAGTCTGACTAAAGACATAGTTTTAACAGCATTTCCATCTCTCTCCTCCGACTGGCAGATTAGCTGTGATGCTCTGCTCAGGCCCCTGGCGCAGCTCCGTTTGCTTTGCTGCACTCCTGCTCTGACCCTCTGTCCACCCTAGCAGCTCAGAGTTGCTgtgcccactgcccagggcaacCAGCCTTCCTTGGTCTGATCTTGACTGATGGCCAGAAAGCTGCTTGCCCACACAACACTCCTACTTGTGCCAGCTTCTGGGTAGCAGGATTTGTCACAGCCTGATGCCCTGCTGGGGGTGCCAAGCTCAGACCTCCTGCCTCCAACCCCCTCAGAGCGCTGCCTTTCCCTCTGGCCTAGTCTTGCTCAGGAAAGGAGGCAGAGGCTGGAAATGACAGAACTGCTTCTAAAATTAAATTCAGTTAAAGACACAAAAGAAACTAAGAAGAGACCAGGTCTGCAGAAGCGATGGGTTACAGGACTGTGTATTTTGTAAATGTGCACCCGGACTAAAGCCCCAATCTTGCAGACATTTctgcatatgcttaacttcagTAGTAGTCCCGCTGACTCCTAGGGGACTTCTCCCGGGAGGAAAGTTAAGCACAGGCATCAGTGTGTACAGATTTAGAGCCCAAGGCCATAATTCAGGAagtcacatgcttaagtgctatcCTGAATCAGTGCCTATTACCTAACTATGGGCTCGATTCTGCAAACCCTTATTCACATGCGTAATCAGCAGCTCTTCTGACTAATGGTTTGCTGGCTTGGGCTCTCGGGCACAATAGAGTTCCATTATGAAATGTGCATGTGTGCTATTTCTCGGCACGTTCCATGTGACTCTTCTGAACTGATCTCTCCCGCACAGAACCTTACACCTGTGGAGCTTGTGGAATCCAGTTTCAGTTTTATAACAATCTGCTGGAGCACATGCAGTCCCATGCAGGTAAGCCAGGCacttctgatttatttttaaagacttCAGATAAAGCAGAGAATTAAATTCTGCACTGATTCCTCACACTGACCCAGTTGTGTGTCCATAGAGCTTCCTGTGTTTACACTTTCCAGTGTGCCAGTAATTCTACCTCTTATCTGCAGAAAAAAACAAGAGACCAGGGAGCACAAGGCAATGCCTACAGGAGTGCCAGGCTCTCCGATATCTGGTTGTGTTTGTATCTGAGGTCACTTTTCAAAGGAAGATTGAAAGCATGCATGGCATTTGTGCAGAGCATATCAAATTAAATCACTCCTGTCTCATTTATCCCTACAATATCCAGGTACTAATCAGTCACCTCTCCTATTGGGGTCAAAATTCCCTGGGCAGATGAAATCCCTTGTCCCCTCAAGGTAGTTATCCTAAAACTGAGAGACGGCTTTTGTCCCACAGATCCTGTCACATGTTTGTATTGACTAGAGCTCTGTGGGGGATGGAAAGTCTATTTCACGAAGGCTTTCATGATTTCCACATTTAACTTCACTCCTATAGAAATAAACCGTGAAATTTCTACTTTCTCCATCAAAGACAATTCTAGGAAAAAATCCATTTGGAGTCAATcgaactgtttaaaaaaatcaaaaagggaCATTTTGACATTGTCCAAATTTCCCCTCCAAAAAACCATTTGGGTGAAATTGACACACTTTCGCGAAGTGTTCCATCTTTGAAACTGCATTCTCCAACAGAAAAGCCTTTCTCCGTGTTTCGACCAGCTCTAGTATTTACCTTGTGTGTTTGCACTGGGAGAATCTCCATCTCTCCTTGCACTTGGAACACAGTGTAAGCACACAGTGATTGCCATGACTCTGGGGAGAATCCCTGACTCATAGATGGGGTGGGAAGGGATAGGAgagatggggggcaggcagggacatGTGCAGTGAGGGAGGAATGTCAGTCTGAAGGCCACATGTAAGTGTTTCAGAAAAATGATCATCTGCAGGCTCTTCCTCTTCACTCCATCACATGTTCTGCGCTAATAAACTCACAGACCTCGTTTCTGTATATTCTGCGGCATGTATGTTATTAGCTTAGGATACAGTTGTGTtaacattatttttattcttaCTGAGCTGTGCCCTCTGTCACCTCACCCTGCTCTCTAGATACTTATAAATCACAGTGCTCTGATTGGCCGCAGTCCTCAGAATGTCCCATCCCCATGTCCACAGAAAATATAATACCCTCCCTGCCTATCACCTAACTTAACCCTCGTCTGACACCTGTCCCTTGCACCTCCTTTCTGCCTATCTTGGATCTTCATGTGGTGCCTATCGCACCATGGTACGTTAGCTCCCCATCCttccccccatttcccccccgcAAGGGAGAGTTCGTTTTCCCTCCCATTTCCCACTAAGAGTAATAATGGCTTGGTAtgaattactttgtatttattatCTGGGTTTAAGGGAGGGGCAAGGCAAAGAGGGTGGCATTGCTAAAGGCAGCTTTATTTATTGGGATGGCAGATTCTGAAGGTGGTAACCAACCAGAGCAATGGTTGAAACAATATAATGACCACAGTTACTGAGAGAGACCCCGTAGTCGCGCATTCAGTGCAGAGCTCTGCATAACTGAGAAATGCAGTTGCAGGTGAGTGTCTGTACTGCACCCCTGCGCTCTCAGTGGCAGGGACTCTTTGGCATActgttgaatgaatgaatgaattgcATAATCAGTGGCACACAGCACGGCTTGTATCCCTTCGCCAGTTGGACTGAGGAATCTGGCGTAACTGTGGATTGTGGAGTACAGTATAACTGTGCCCCTAGTAGAAGCGTATTGCCCTGAGGCGTGTGGGATCTGGTATAACGGCACATTGGACGCATTTGTTGTCATGCAGAAATCCAGTTTAACTTTCAAAACATTTGTAGTAAATGTCTAATCTCTTTTTCCACTCCAAATGAGGAGTCCATTGGTCCCTCCTCCGTAAGTGACTGAAGTCCAGGAACATGCTGCTAGCCCTAAGGAGTGAGAGCAGGGGCTTGTTGGCACTTCAGTGATTCTGGAGGCTAAAAGGGTAATTAGGGAAGATTATAGCTACACAATGGGAAGAAGTGATTAGAATGTAAATTGGAGGCTGAGCTGCAGCACTAGAATGGCAGAACACAAGGCAAAGGAATTTGTTCTGTAATTACACAGTACAATATCCAGCTTTCACTCCCTTTAGGGTACTTTGTTCAGGTCGAGTGCTACCATATAATGCCTTTTCTGCAATCTAgtgctaaaaaataaaaaggacaaCTAGGCTGAACCTGGATTAAAGGATTGGAGGCATGAAGAGAAATTAAAGAACCATGATCTATATAGTTCACAACCTGACTGATAAGGAGGATGAAACTGAAATGCACAAATCTTATTAACTCCGCATTGAACGCCAACGGATAATTGCACATAATAAATCCCCTAGTATTATGAAATAGATAAAGGAAATACCGTTTTTCCCCTGCCAAGACCAGAAGAAGGCTGACATGTGAATGGGCCTTAATGGAACAAAGTTAATAGCAGACACGAGGCATGTCTCATTAACCTACCAGTACATGTGCTGAGTTAATGCCATTTCTGATGTTTGCTATGGAGCAGTTAGAATAGATAAACTTTGGGAAGAACCAGTCGTTTCTGATTCCTAGTTTATCATGTGGGGACGCCTGCTTCTACTTTCTCCCCAACCTCCTCTAGGGACGTGATGTACTAGTAGCCTTTCCTCCAGCTGATCGCTGTCTTGGAGCATGGCACAGGGCCCTGCAAACACTGAACAGTCCATTCTGGACACACCATGTAAAGCTTTGCGTCCCTCAGACATGTCGAGGGACCCATGACATGCCCACACAAATCCCTACCCTGTTATACCTGATCTTCTGCTGCAGAATAGCAGCTTAGTTAGCCAGGTTGTGTTCTGGTTCCATGCATTTCCTGTATCGTCTTTAAATGACTTCGGGTGGGATGTTGGTCCAGTGTGTTGCCAATGCAGCACCCAAACAAGGTGTCTCTCTCCCAGCTTCCAAACTCAAAACTCTCTTTTTCTGTCAGGCTGCTCCTTCTCCCATTAGCTCACTGCAGGCTTGTGATTGGTCCAGTGGACTGCTTGTCAAGATCAACCCATGCAGAAGCCTCCCTATTGGCCACAGCAGAGGTTTTTAGTTCCTTCAGTCTCTGACTCCAAGCATGCTGCTGTAGGTCATGCCTCCTTGGTACGGCTCCTGTCCCCTCTTACGTTGGTTAGCCCACCTAGAGATTGATGAGCCAGCCGGCTACACAGTCACATGAGGCTCTTTTCGCTCATGCAGTAGCCTGTGCATTAAtatccagaggtcccaggttagCTCCCTACTGCTGATGACCCACCCAGCGGCGTGATGTTACACTGGGATTGGGGTCAGAGCACCGTGGCAGCCATCTTAGCTGTAATCCTTTTGGTAGGGACTCAGACCGGGGCTACAGGAGCTGGGAAACCCAAGTGGAAATTACATGAGGATTGGTTGTTTTCAAGCCTTATGATAATATTGTTCTCTACTGTGGGTAGTATATCTATTAAATGCAACAGAAAATGTAATAAATTGGTGTCATACTAATTAAGGAATACAAAAGTAAATGTTAAGTAGTAAATGGAGATTTTCCCCTTTTCTGTTCTGCTCTCTTTAGCCTGCTGTCTTCTGGAGAGTCGGCATTTCTTGTAGCCCCACAACCCATCCTGGCACATGGCtggcattgtgtgtgtgtctcccttAATATCGTGGGGAAATGCTCTTCTTACGCCTCTGATTAACTCCTTCTTGTTTATGCCCCACAGCTGACAATGAGAACAATATTGCCTCTAACCAACCCAGATCACCTCTGACTGTTGTGGAAGAAAAATGGAAACCACAGCTCCAAAGAAACAATGCCAATAATAGTATGTAGCCATGTTTTCTCATTACGTTTCCCTGTAGGCCTTGGACCAATGGCTCTGTACCTGGGGTGGGTCACAGCAATGGTTCAGGCAGGGCGAAGCCCATGTCCTGCACCTGTCGGGAGTACTTCTCTCATGTATTTTTTCTCAGTTAGTCACACCAGATCTCAGGTGCCATTAGCACCCTATAAACTATTGTACTCGTTCCCACTAAAGCGCCTTTGaaatctgtaaaaagcagcagagtcctgtggcactttatagactaacagacgtattggagcatgagctttcgtgggtgaatacccactttgtcggatgcaacctgatgcatccgacgaagtggggattcacccacgaaatctcatgctccaatacgtctcttagtctttaaggtgccacaggactctttgctgcttttgacagatccagactaacacggctcccctctgatatttgaaatCTGTGTAGAGGCTATCTGGAAACTAATAGAAATGTAGTCATGGTAGGGAAAAAGGCTGAGAGAGAGCTCCTGTCTCCGAACTCATTAACAAGACTAGTCTTGCTGGGAGTTGTAACTTCTGGTCTGAGTTTGGATTTCCTTGCCATAGGGAAAGAGATCATTGCCCTATGCATCACCAGAGAGTTACTGGCAGCCAACAAGGTTCTAGCTCAACCACTGATTCGCTAccagactttgggcaagtcacatgatcTTGTGTTTCAGTCACAAACCATGTGGGAAATgggggtatttttaaaaaaaaataaaagcagcagtGATACAATACCTCAGCTGAGCTTCCCTGTGGAAACAGGATGCATTAAAACCCTAATATTTTGTGTCCTATGGTGTGTCCAAAAATGGCAGAAACAACAGTAAAGCCCAGCAGGCGTCACAAAAACTAGACtagagctggggaaggagaaagaaaaccTTAAACTGTACAGGCCTGAACATCAGAGTATTTGACCAAAAAAGCCAGACTTCTTGTACATACAAAACGGAGGTTGATGCAGCTCTTATTAAAATAATGTGATGCTAAAGTGAGTCCTGAATTCTAAATAGAAGAAGAATGGAAAGGCCAACCTAGCACACTAAGACATACGAGGTGAATCGAAGATCTAACTGCTAACCCCGATGCACTGTAAACCAGTACCATCCTTGATTATAACTTAATTAGACAACTCCTAGATCAGTGCCACAGAGAGGTCTCtggggagggacagaggacagCTGCCCAAGGCCATGATGACGGCTGAATCCTGCATAATCCACTTCTGCTGTGCTTCTGTTACTGAATCAGGGAAAACATACTGATAAGCTCCTCTCTGCTGTAAGCAAGAGAAAAAGTCCGTCATCGGTTCAGCAGGGACAGCCTGAATCTAGAAACACTTTGGTATAGAGACCCACTGGTAATCCTAGGTTCAGGAATATATCTGTACCTGCCATACTCTGGGCAAGTGCCTCCTGGTTGGGTCACTCGCAGAGGAGAAATTCTGGCCTTGTTGTTCCTGTTCCTTGGGTAGAAGGAATGATCCTGACaagtttctttcttctttctgttTTTCTGCAGCATCTGCAAGTGGTTCAGTAGCAAACAGTGCGATCCCGGAGAAGGAGCGGCAGAACattgctgaaaggctgctgcggGTGATGTGCACCGACCTCGGAGCTTTGAGTGTGGTGAGCGGGAAGGAATTCATCAAGCTGGCACAGACCTTGGTGGATAGTGGTGCTCGCTACGGTGCTTTCTCTGTCACAGAAATCCTTGGCAACTTCAACACACTGGCGCTGAAGCATTTGCCTCGGATGTACAACCAAGTGAAAGTGAAAGTCACTTGTGCCCTGGGCAGCAATGCCTGCCTAGGCATAGGTGTCACTTGCCACTCTCAGAGCGTTGGCCCTGATTCCTGCTACATCCTGACAGCTTATCAGGTTGAAGGCAACCACATCAAGAGTTATGTCCTGGGAATTAAGGGGGTGGACATCCGAGATAATGGTGATTTTATCCACCACTGGGTGCAGAACGTGATGTCTGAGTTTGTGATGTCGGAAATCAGGACAGTGTACGTCACAGACTGCAAAGTCAACTCCTCTGCGTTCTCCAAGGCAGGCATGTGCTTGCGTTGTTCGGCCTGTGCCTTGAACTCAGTCGTGCAGAGTGTGTTGAGTAAGCGAACACTACAGGCTCGCAACATGCACGAAGTCATCGAGCTCCTGAATGTCTGTGAAGATTTGGCAGGATCCACGGGCCTCTCAAAGGAGACCTTTGGCTCTCTGGAGGAGACGTCTCCCCCACCATGCTGGAACTCAGTGACTGACTCCCTCCTGCTTGTCCATGAGCGTTATGAGCAGATATGTGAGTTCTACAGCAGAGCCAAGAAGATGAACCTCATCCAAAACCTGAACAAGCATCTTCTCAGCAACCTGGCGGCCATTTTGGCCCCAGTGAAACAAGCAGTTATTGAACTGAGCAATGAGAGCCGGCCCACCCTGCAGCTGGTACTGCCCACCTACGTGAAACTGGAGAAACTGTTCACTTCCAAAGCCAATGACGCTGGCATAGTCAGCAAGCTTTGCCACCTCTTCCTGGAGGCACTGAAGGAGAACTTCAAAGTTCACTCTGCACACAAAGTAGCCATGATCTTGGACCCTCAGCAGAAGCTGCGGCCAGTCCCACCATACCAGCATGAAGAGATCATTGGCAAGGTCTGTGAATTGATCAATGAAGTGAAAGAGTCCTGGGCAGAAGAACCAGAATTTGAACCTTCTACCAAGAAACCACGGGCAGCAGGTGAGGCCCCGCCACCTCAGGAAGAAGAGCAGTTTGGGAAAAATGAAGTCTACGATTATTTGCAAGAACCCCTCTTCcaggccacccctgatctatttCAGTACTGGTCGTGTGTTACCCAAAAGCATACGAAACTAGCCAAGTTGGCCTTTTGGCTCTTAGCAGTGCCTGCTGTCGGTGCCAGAAGTGAATGTGTAAATATGTGTGAGCAGGCCCTCTTAATCAAAAGGAGGCGGCTGCTCAGTCCAGAAGACATGAACAAACTCATGTTTTTGAAGTCCAACATGCTTTAAAACTGtcttttaattaagaaaaaaaattaaaacactgttccaaacaaagaaaagaatttaAGTTCTAAACACTGTGGACCTCATTATGAAAGCCCCTGGAAACCAAGTgcttatatatgtgtgtgtatgattttatatgtgtgtgtatgtgtgtgtgtatacacacacacacacacacacacatatatatatatataaaatataataaaaaaataagtttcaGAGGGAAGCCGAGCCCGTATCAGACACAGCCCTCTGCCAGGAACGTGCTCCTTTCCATTAGCTAGCATGTGGACTTGACAGACTTTCTAATGTTTTCAAGTGGGCACACCAATGGGAGGCTGACATTCTAAAATCTTCAGGCAGCTGCGATCTAAAGTGACTtgaagtttattttatttctcctccacccccacccccctcttgtCCCCTGGGCCACCTTGCCATGGATAATCAAACAACATTGACTAGACCGGTTCTCCACTGGGCTTTGCTCCTCTGAAGAACTGTACACCTTGAGGGCATTCGTTTGTAGCCTTCTTAACATATGTTGCGTGTTATGAAGGCCGCTGTGTTTTACAAGCACTAGTATCTCTAGAAATCAGGAAGGGAGACTTTAAGGAAACacatttttttgcattttaatataagaaaaaaaaattatactctTCTGTCTCCACTCCCATTTTTGAGTTTAATGTTTTAGCTAGTGATTTTACCTTTTCGAGTTTGATTTAGAACTGAGAGAAATTATTATGGCAAAGAGTGTCTGTAACTGTTATGTTTTATAGAATTTTTTTTGACAAGATCAACTTTTTTCTGAAGTCCCACTGTAAACTAGCTCATCTCACCTGTGCATcttctatagcagtggttcttaaacttgtTCATAGAGTAGAACAGATCTTCACGGAGGGATTGTCATGTCAATACCTCCTGTCCCATTGAGGACCAACAACATCCCTGTGGGAAATGCTGCAATTGCTTAAATGGAAAAGTAACATTAGCAAAGTAATGTCTTTTTAGTGTCTTTCAATACACTTTAACAGCTAGCTTGGTATGACTGGACAGGTCTCTGTGGACCACCAGCAAGTGATCCACAGGCCACCAGTGATCCACAGGCttcagtttgagaacctctgctataCAGCATTTTTGTAAGCCTTCCCCATACACGTGTCAAAACAATCTTCACATGGTCAAGAACAAACCAAGGTGTATGATATATCAGGGGAGCAGAGGTCATCAGTTTTCAAAATGTAGGGTTTGAAGGAAGCTAAGATAAGCGTATGGGCTTCTGAATGTATGTGCTCCCACTTGGTAACTTCTCGCGTTATTCTGAATGGTTTCCTCTGCTAGCACGAATGTCTTTTAAATACCTATAGTGCATTACACTACTTGATACACTGCTGAATCATTCTGGCTGGTAAGGTCCTGTGACCTTAACTTCATGTTCACTGGCTCTTCAGACATATAGcccattcccacctgcagtaTAGGAGATCGTCATAAAACCCAAGTATCATGAGTCATTTCTGCTGGCAGCACAGGCGAGCTCTTTAACGGTATGTCTGtactgcaaaaaaacccactcagctgacttgggctcgcagagCTTgcgctacagggctaaaaatagcagtgtagatgttccactttgggctggagcccagactctgaGACCTCCTCCACTCGCCGAGTCTCCAGTccaagcaggaacatctacactactatttttagtccCGAGGTGTGAACCCGAGTCACTTgaccgggctctgagactcactgctgctggagctttttttgcagtgtagacaaatcctGAATGTTTGCACACAAAGTTGAGTGGCGTCACACCTGACCTCTTAGATCTGGTGTTCTTGGACAAACTGAATTCTCCACCAAAGGGATTTGGATCCCAATGGCAAAATTAAGTAAATTCCTTTCTTGATGCATCCTCTCACACTTCAAGCAGTTTGCTCCCTAGTTCGAATCACTGGTGACGAGACCAGTCTTACAGATTTATGTGCCCAGATGAGTCTCTAGAGCAGTTCAGTTGGTAACACTATCAACTCTGAACTGAAAGGTTGTGGGTTGAAGTCCGTGAGCAGGATGTGGGTCTGTGCTGCATGCCGACAATGTACTGCTGGGGACAAAGGAGCTGCTGCACACTTAGAGGTACCATCCACTGAACAGACATTAAGCCAAGATTCCTTCTGCCCATCTCTGGCTGCGGTGACAATTAAAGATCCCAAGACACTTGTTAGAAATGGAGGATAAAGCCCAGAGTCCTGGCCGATAAATCTCTCTCCTAGTGGAACAAGTTCTAACGCCCCATGTGAGCACACATCGGTTGCTGTTTGCTTGCAGTCACTTGCACTCCCAGTATCTAACACTTCCCCTCCAGACACCTAGATTATGAAAGGCACTGAATGAGGTTCTCTGTGGCCTGTATTGCTCAGAGCTGGGTGACAATAGTGACCCCTACTTGTTCCAGGCACATCTAAGGACAGCCCTGGGTATGCAGATATCTTTCCCAACAGATCGCTGCCCCTTCCCGGCTAGGGAGCAGCACCTCGTGCAGACTGAATAGGCTGAAGATTGTGTTGGCTTCCTGCCCATGACACCAATGCAAAATCATCCATCTTCTAAATGCAATTGTGAGTGTGGTTGTGGAGGTCTTTATTCTAACAATGTTTCTAGTAAGCACAGCTCCAGTGGTGCAGGAATAATACCATTTAAAGAGAACACTCAAGAGCAGGAGACACCCCAAAAATGTATCTTCTTGTGCAATGGACTTTGCAAACAGAGATATTTCTTTGTGGGATTTCTTTCCCCTTCAGAACAAGGGTTTTGCTGTTTATTTCCTCCTATATGAGTGCTACCTGCTCAGCCATTTTGAGCAGCCCTACAATAATAAATCTGTTTGCACATGCAATGCAGGAGAAAAGTTTAATAAACAGAATTGAAATTTCAAGCTACTAAGGAGAAAAAGGGGGAGAGAAACCCTGCCTGTGAAAACTGAGAAACCTTTGTGACATGCTTTAGTGACCACTGGGAGAAAATAGGGATGCTTACACAATAAAACCTTCACCGAGTTCAGAACCCAAAGCAGGAGCGGCTTTCCAGTCTTTTGCAAACAGTGTGCGTGATGCACCTTGACAGTCAAAACTCCTGACAGGATTTTAGTTCATTCTCCTAGAGTCAGTACATTACATTACATCTTAGTAAGTCCTTTCAAAGGAGCTGAAGGGAGTTAGaccacacaactcccattgaaattcaattcCAGTTCAGTGGGAGATGAGCATCCGATTCCCCTACCTTTCCTTCAAAATCCCAACCTTAATCAAGAACATGTTTGCTATTGGACAGGGTTAGTAGTTTTGTGGGACGGGTGAGAGGAGTTGTCCCAGCCTGGGGACAGTGTGATTGTTCTTCTTTCTTATATATCTGGAATGCACTGTGTGAACAGAGGGGACTTGACAGAGAGTCGAAGCCCTGACATAGTGAATGAGACAGAATTGCAACCATTTTGGCATCTATTTAATATGCAGACTGGTGTTAACATCGGATTTGAGAATCAGTCTTGGAGCTTTCTTGGCGGAAGGATCAGAGAGAGAAGCTGAC encodes the following:
- the ZNF618 gene encoding zinc finger protein 618 isoform X4 gives rise to the protein MSQPDSSAPEPAAAPGEQTTKMKLSPAARGVNEVTPLHLFQPKCICDQADESSSTGKRSSSSREHLKRSPKSPKAEGSDSVTSQSSPSEEPGTMTEVKVKTEIPDDYIQEVIWQDDTKDSKKNIKDGPGDVPAEICVVIGGVRNQQTLDGKAVEHSSPVGYTRNRYSGTWIFDHALRYTSGSYECGICGKKYKYYNCFQTHVRAHRDNFRYTCDICGKKYKYYSCFQEHRDLHAVDVFSVEGAPENRADPYDQTVIAADEVKEEEPEPFQKIGPRMVLKYRDISVLFAAPTDTGSTTGLARKPFLLRFPAQFYNPKTGNYTCEFCGKQYKYYTPYQEHVALHAPIKFSRSPLFVAVKTQASQSGKKTPASIIRCSTLLHRSPSGIPPASQSQMFRAPNSGSPGSKATTAESAFSRRVEGKAQNNFEETNSSSQNSSETASPLISNPFPLLQKPYTCGACGIQFQFYNNLLEHMQSHAADNENNIASNQPRSPLTVVEEKWKPQLQRNNANNTSASGSVANSAIPEKERQNIAERLLRVMCTDLGALSVVSGKEFIKLAQTLVDSGARYGAFSVTEILGNFNTLALKHLPRMYNQVKVKVTCALGSNACLGIGVTCHSQSVGPDSCYILTAYQVEGNHIKSYVLGIKGVDIRDNGDFIHHWVQNVMSEFVMSEIRTVYVTDCKVNSSAFSKAGMCLRCSACALNSVVQSVLSKRTLQARNMHEVIELLNVCEDLAGSTGLSKETFGSLEETSPPPCWNSVTDSLLLVHERYEQICEFYSRAKKMNLIQNLNKHLLSNLAAILAPVKQAVIELSNESRPTLQLVLPTYVKLEKLFTSKANDAGIVSKLCHLFLEALKENFKVHSAHKVAMILDPQQKLRPVPPYQHEEIIGKVCELINEVKESWAEEPEFEPSTKKPRAAGEAPPPQEEEQFGKNEVYDYLQEPLFQATPDLFQYWSCVTQKHTKLAKLAFWLLAVPAVGARSECVNMCEQALLIKRRRLLSPEDMNKLMFLKSNML
- the ZNF618 gene encoding zinc finger protein 618 isoform X1 — its product is MSQPDSSAPEPAAAPGEQTTKMKLSPAARGVNEVTPLHLFQPKCICDQADESSSTGKRSSSSREHLKRSPKSPKAEGSDSVTSQSSPSEEPGTMTEVKVKTEIPDDYIQEVIWQDDTKDSKKNIKDGPGDVPAEICVVIGGVRNQQTLDGKAVEHSSPVGYTRNRYSGTWIFDHALRYTSGSYECGICGKKYKYYNCFQTHVRAHRDTEAASGEGASQGNNFRYTCDICGKKYKYYSCFQEHRDLHAVDVFSVEGAPENRADPYDQTVIAADEVKEEEPEPFQKIGPRMVLKYRDISVLFAAPTDTGSTTGLARKPFLLRFPAQFYNPKTGNYTCEFCGKQYKYYTPYQEHVALHAPIKFSRSPLFVAVKTQASQSGKKTPASIIRCSTLLHRSPSGIPPASQSQMFRAPNSGSPGSKATTAESAFSRRVEGKAQNNFEETNSSSQNSSETASPLISNPFPLLQKPYTCGACGIQFQFYNNLLEHMQSHAADNENNIASNQPRSPLTVVEEKWKPQLQRNNANNTSASGSVANSAIPEKERQNIAERLLRVMCTDLGALSVVSGKEFIKLAQTLVDSGARYGAFSVTEILGNFNTLALKHLPRMYNQVKVKVTCALGSNACLGIGVTCHSQSVGPDSCYILTAYQVEGNHIKSYVLGIKGVDIRDNGDFIHHWVQNVMSEFVMSEIRTVYVTDCKVNSSAFSKAGMCLRCSACALNSVVQSVLSKRTLQARNMHEVIELLNVCEDLAGSTGLSKETFGSLEETSPPPCWNSVTDSLLLVHERYEQICEFYSRAKKMNLIQNLNKHLLSNLAAILAPVKQAVIELSNESRPTLQLVLPTYVKLEKLFTSKANDAGIVSKLCHLFLEALKENFKVHSAHKVAMILDPQQKLRPVPPYQHEEIIGKVCELINEVKESWAEEPEFEPSTKKPRAAGEAPPPQEEEQFGKNEVYDYLQEPLFQATPDLFQYWSCVTQKHTKLAKLAFWLLAVPAVGARSECVNMCEQALLIKRRRLLSPEDMNKLMFLKSNML